The following DNA comes from Halorhabdus tiamatea SARL4B.
CCCCCGACCACGCGATCTACGGGAGTAACACTTCCAGCCTCTCGATCACGGACCTCTCAGAGCTTACCGACCGTCCGAACCGGTTCTGTGGGATGCACTTTTTCAACCCGCCGGTCCGGATGGACCTGGTCGAGGTCATCCGGGGGGCACACACCGACGACGAGATCCTGGAGACGATCGAGACACTCGCCGAAGACCTCGGGAAGACGCCGGTCCGCGTCCGCAAGGACAGACCAGGGTTCATCGTCAACCGGATTCTCATCCCGATGCTCAACGAAGCCGCCTGGCTCGTCGAGGACAACCTCGCGACCGTCGAGGAAGTCGACGCGACCGCGACCGAGTCGCTGGGACTGCCGATGGGTGCCTTCGAGTTGAGCGATCAGATCGGCAACGACGTCACGTTGCACATCCTCGAGCACTTCCAGGATGTCGTGGGCGACGCCTACGATCCCGCACCGCTACTCGAGCGAGCTGTCGCGGAGGAGCGCCTCGGCCGCAAGACCGACGAAGGGTTCTACGACTACGACGACGGCGGTGTGGACTACGAGGCTGTCGACCCACGTACGGACGTCGAACACCGACTGCTCGCGGCCATGGCGAACGAAGTAGCCACGCTCCTGGCGGAGGACGTGGCGACGAATGAGGCCATCGACCAGGCGATGGGGCTCGGCGCTGGCTTCTCCGAGGGGCCCGTCGCCCTCTTCGAGGCAGCCGGACTGGAGACGCTGGTCGAGACGCTGGACGCAGCCCACGAGGACACGGGTGCAGAGCGATACGTCGCCGCCGAATCTCTCCGCACGGCGGCCGAAACGGGAGGGTTCGGCGCATGAGCGACGCCGACTACGAGACGCTGCTGGTCGATGTCGAGGACAGCGTCGGCCGCGTCACGATCGACCGGCCCGAACGGATGAACGCGATCAGCCCTACGCTGCTCGAGGAACTGGCCGACGCGATCGAAGGGCTCGAAGCGAACGACGACGTGCGAGCGGTCGTCCTCGCCGGCGCGGGCGACCGGGCGTTCTCGGCAGGTGCTGACCTCTCGGCGATCACCGAGGGCGATGCCGTCGACGTCGCCGAACTCTCCCAGCGGGGTCAGGAGACCTTCGCGGCCGTCAAGGAGTGTTCGATGCCGGTCCTGGCCGCGATCGACGGGTTCTGTCTCGGTGGCGGGATGGAGTTGGCGACCCATGCAGACCTCCGGATCGCGACCGAGGACGCCGTCTTCGGCCAGACTGAGCACAACCTCGGCCTGATGCCCGGCTGGGGCGGCACCCAGCGCCTCCAGCGGATCGTCGGCGAAGGGCGCGCGAAGGAGGTCATCTTCACCGCCGATCACTTCGACGCGGCCACGATGGCCGAGTACGGCTTCCTCAACGAGGTGCTCCCGGAGAGCGAGTTCGAGGATCGCGTCGACGAACTCGCTGCCGATCTCGCTGCTGGCCCGCCGATCGCCCAGAACCTGACCAAGCGCGCGATGCACAGGGGCCAGGACGACATCGAGGCCGGTCTGGAGATCGAATCACGGGCCTTCGGGTTGTTACGAGACACTGCTGACCTGCTGGAGGGGATCGACGCCTTCCAGGAGGACCGCGATCCGGAATTCAGCGGCGAGTGACCGTCTCGTCCCCGAGCTATCCCCAGCATTGGGCACTGTCTGTCGCCGTAGCTGACCGCCAGCCACGTCGACTGGGTTGCCAATCCTTATTATTCGACCGGCCGCAGTTAACATATGGCCGTCGTCAGCGTCTCGATGCCCGACGAGTTGCTCGATCGCATCGACGAGTTCGCGTCCGAACACGGGTACACTGGCCGCAGCGAGGTCGTCCGCGAGGCTGCCCGGAACCTGATGGGCGAGTTCGAAGACCAGCGTCTCGAGGGGCGCGACCTGATCGCACTCGTGACCGTGGTGTTCAACTACGAGACGACCAGCGTCGAGCAGCGCCTGATGGCGTTGCGTCACAGCCACGACTCGCTGGTGACCGCGAACCTCCACAGTCACGTCAGCGACGCCTACTGTATGGAAGTGTTCGTTCTGGAAGGCGAACTCACAGACATCTCCGAGTTCGTCGGCCAGATCCGGGCGATCCAGGACACGCTCACGGTCGACTACTCGGTCACGCCCGTTGACAGTATCGAGCACATGATCGAGTCGGCCTGACGCGGCGACGACGTATCGAAGAGCACAGCACTCAGTACACCCAAAGACGCTCGATCCGATCGCTGATAGCAGGGTACTCCGCCTTCAGCACCTCGGGATCGGTCTCGCCGTCGACGTTGACGACGTGGACTTCCCCACGTCGGCCGTCGTAGCGGTCCTGGAAGTCGTAGACGACACCGACGACGTCGACGGACTCGGGGATGTCCGGACTATTCTGGAGGAACTCGACCTGTCGGTCGACGTTGTACTCGACGAGGTGGTCGATTGCCCGTTCGCGCTCCAGCTCCTCGGGGAGCGCCTCGACGCCCGCCCGGAGGTGAGGCACGAGCAGCCCGACGGAGTATTCGATGCCCGGCGGTTCGGAGAGGCCGTCAGTCAGGGCGTCGTAGGTCGCGGTGACCGCGCCACAGCCGGTGTGGCCCACGATGACGGCCGTTTCGGTGCCAGTATGTTCGATCGGATAGAGGACGTCACCCGAGACGACGGCCTCGCCGTCGACGTGCTGGATGACGCGGTTACCGATGTTGCTGACAGTAAAGAGGTGGCCCGGCCGAGCGTTCCCCCAGGCGTGATCGGCGAGGACGCGCGAGTCCGAACAGGTCACGGTGACGGCGTCCGGCCGCTGGCCGTCCTGGACGGCGTCGAACTGATCGTCGAATGCGCGCGCGTGGTCGTCGTTGCCGGCGAGCATGGACACGAAGACGTCCCGCATACGCAGCCAGAACCCTGCCGATGATTTAGGCGTTGAGATTTTCCGATCGGTTCGACCGGGCCGATTCAGAATCGCTGTCCTGGGATCGAATTGGCGTGCCCGTGGGCAATCTCAGGTCGACGAGTGCCTGCGTTCGAGCAGCGATCAACGCACAAAGGTAAGTAGCTTCCTCGTGGAAACGTCCGTATGGTCGAACGGGAAATCGACGACGTGGACACGGCGATTCTGTACGCGCTCCAGGAGGACGCCCGGAACCTGTCTTCGGGGGACATCGCGGAGCGAACCGGGACTTCCGACAGCACCGTTCGCAAGCGAATCCAGCGCCTCGAATCCGAGGACGTGATCAAGGATTACAGCGCACGCGTCGATTACCAGAAGTCGGGCTACCCCCTCCGGATGTTGCTCTACTGTACCGCCTCGATCCCCGAACGCGGCGAACTCATTTCGGACATCCTGGCCATCGACGGTGTCGTCTCCGTCCAGGAACTCGTCACCGGCGAACAGAACTTACTCGTTACCGTGGTCGGCGAGTCCGACAGCGACATCACGCCCGTCGCCCAGGAATTGCTCGACATGGGGCTCACCGTCGCCGACGAGGTACTCGTTCGAACCCACGAAACCACCCCTTTTGGCCGGTTCGACCCTGAAACGTCGACCGGGGACGACGCCTGAACGACGTCTTCGACGTCCGACTCTCGACCCCAGTCGCCCCAAAGCCCTGCTCTTGATACTGCCGGCTGTACGTTCGTACAGATATGCATCACACCGGGTGGCGAATTCCGTCAGTCTGTTACAGCCGGCAGTATGAGTCGCCTGTCATCAGTTCCCGCTCGTGCGTTCACACTATAATCATAATGTTCTATAGTTTTAAACCCGGAGAACAGATTGTGACTATAACAAGATTTAATATTCAATCTGTTCTCGTAGGGTTGTAGATGCGACCGTATCCGGACGGTGGCTGCGTTCAGTCGCCCGGGCGGTCGTGAGGGACAACGATGGCAGGACGCACTTCGAAACCGACGGTCGGAGCGCTCCCGGACGCGACGGTGAAGTCTCCCGTCGTCTCCGTCGTACTGACGTGGCTCGCGTGGGCGTTGTTCGCCGCCAGCGTCGCTGCGCTGGTCACACGAGTGCGATTCGGGATAACGGGGGAGATTCCGGGCGTGGTCGCGGTCGACGGGTTGACCGTTCTACTCTGGGTAGTCGTGTCGTTCTTCAGCGGGATCGTCCACAGTTACTCGCGTCGCTACATGGCGGGTAGCGCTCACGAAGAGCGGTTTTTCGCCGGCGTGTTCGGATTCACGGTGATCGTGATGGCGCTGGTCGCCGCCGACCACCTCGCGCTGTTCTGGGTGCTCTGGCTCGCGATGGGGCTGGTCATGGCAGCCCTCGTCGGTATCGTCGAGGGGTGGCACCAGGCACGGGCGGCCGCCAGCGTCGCCCGCCGGTACTTCCTCGCAAGCAGCGCGTTCCTCGGAATCGGGTTCGTGACGCTGTGGTGGGCGACCGGTGCCCAGACAGTCTCGGGCGTCGCCGCGGCTGCCGACGGGCTGGCCGGTCCAGTCTGGCTTGTGAGTGCTGGAGCCGTCGTCCTCGCGGCGATGATCCAGTCCGCCCTGCTCCCGTTTCACACCTGGCTGCTGGCCTCGATGACTGCGCCCACGCCGGCATCGGCGCTGATGCACGCCGGGTTCGTCAACGCCGGCGGCATCCTCCTGACTCGATTCGCGCCGGTCGTCACTGGTGATCCGACGCTCATGCTCGTGATCGTCGTTCTGGGGGCGATCAGCGCGCTCGGCGGGAAGTTCCTCAAAGCCGTCCAGCCGGACGTCAAGAGCAGGCTGGCCTGTTCGACGGTCGGGCAGATGGGCTTCATGATCATGCAGGCCGGCCTCGGTTTCTTCGGGGCCGCGATCACCCACCTCGTCCTCCACGGGTTCTACAAGGCCCATCACTTCCTGAGTGCGGGCGAAGAAGTCGAACACACCGCTCCGGGCGGCGAGTCTCGTGACCTGGGCGTCGTCGGATTCGGCATCACGCTCCTAACCGGACTCGCCGGCGGCGCGGTGTTCGCGGTTCTGACGGGCAAAGGGCTCCATTTCGACAGCGGGCTCGTGCTCGCGCTGATCGTGACCCTCACGACACTCCAGGCGGCCCGCAGCGTCGTCGCGCGGATGTCGCTGCCGGCAGTCCTCCGGTACGGGGCGATTCCGGTCGTCTTTCTGCCGGCGATCGCTGGCTACGCCCTCGTCTACTCGGTCGTCTCGACGCTCCTCGGCGACCTTCCTGTCCTCGCGGCACCGACTGAATTGACCGTCGTCCACGGCGTCGTCGTCGCCGGATTCCTCCTCGCGTACGCTGGCGTGGAGACTGGCGTTTACAAGCGCAGCGCGCGCCTCTACGTCGCGCTCGTGAACGCGAGTCAGCCGCCGACCGACACCCTCCTGACCGACAGAGGTGACTACAATGAGCAGTGATACCACGATCGAAGACAGCATCGACAAGGCCGCGAGTACCGTGGCTGGCGCGTGGCCGATCCACTCGTTCGTGACGGCCAACCCCCTCTCGGGATTCGAGGACGCGCCCTTCGAGGAGGCCGTCCGACAGGCAAGCGACCTGCTGGGTGGGCGCGGGTACCCGTCCCCGGAGACGTTCCGGTCGGCGCTTGCAGACGGGCGGATCGACCGCGAGGTCCTCGCCGCGGAACTCGCGGCGCGTGGTTACGACGCCGAGCCCGAAACGCTGCTTGCACAGATGGACGACGATAGCGACCAGGACGGGACCGGCGCTGCCACAGCGCGTGTCGATCACGTCCTGACGAAGTGGCTGTCGGCGTTTCTCGATACGGGGCAGGCGACGTGGCCGATGCCCAACCGCGAGGACGGATTCTACGCCGCCTTCCGTCAGATGGCCGACCACGACGGACAGATCCCCGAACGCGGCATTCTCACCGATCTTCCATCGGATCCGGTTGCAACTATCGAGACCGTTCTGGAGTCGTCGCCGGAGAGCCAGTGGGTGCCGATCCTCGAGGAACAACTGGCTGCCCTGCCCGGCTGGACCGCCCTTCTCAAGCAACGTGCCAGCGACGGGAGCGCCTGGCAGTCGAAAGCCCCGATCACGCTGACCGGCTATCTGGCGGCCCGTTTCGCACTGCTCGAGGCGTTCGACGTCGACATCCGCCCCCAGAACTCGGCCACTACGAGGACCGAGACGGCTACGGATATCGCCCCGGCGTTCCTGACCGCGTGGGAGCGCAGTTACCGGAACGAGCTCCTCGACAGTGTCGCCGCCGAAAGCGAGTCCCTCGCGGAATCCGAGCCCGCGGGTCGCCCGGACGCCCAACTGGTGTTCTGTATCGACACGCGGTCGGAGGTGATCCGCCGCCACGTCGAGGCGACCGGGGACTACGAGACCCACGGCTACGCCGGTTTCTTCGGCGTCCCGATGGAGTATCAGGCCTACGACGCCGACGTGTCGGTCGACGCCGCTCCGCCAATCGTCGATCCGGCACACCGGATCACCGAGATGCCGACCGAGGACGACGCCAGAACGAGTCACGACCGCTGGTCGGCGATCCGTGAAGCTGCCGGTGAGGCGATCGAAACGTTGACAGCGAACCCGACGACGGCCTTCGGGTTCGTCGAGCAATCGGGCAGCGGGTACGGACTGTCGCTTGCGGCCCGGACGCTGCTCCCTCGTCGTGTTCGGGAGCTGTTGGACGCCGCAGGTGACGTGGCCCCCGAGACTCACGAGTTCAGCGAGCCACTCCTCGACCACCAGCACACCTACGCCGGCGACCTCCCGGTCGGGTTGACCCACGAGGAGAAAGTCGAGTACGCCGAGACCGCCTTCGAACTGATGGGTATCGAGGCGTTCGGCCGCCTCGTCGTCTTCGTCGGGCACGCGAGCGAGACGACGAACAACCCCTTCGATTCGAGCCTGGATTGTGGGGCCTGTGCCGGCAATCCCGGTGGCCCGAACGCGCGCGTCCTCGCGGCCATCTGCAACGACCCAGCAGTCCAGACGGCGCTGGCCGACCGCGGTATCGACGTCCCCGGCGACACCGTCTTCCTCGCCGGCGAACACAACACGACGACTGACGAGGTCGAACTCTTCGACGACGAGGTTCCCGAGAGTCACGCCGAGGACCTCGAGAAGCTCCGTGCGGACCTCTCGGTGGCTCGGGAGAACGCCGCTGGCGAACGTGCCGCGGCGATGAAGACAGACGACTCGGCAGGCGTCCGGGAGATCGAACGTCGCGCTGGCGACTGGGCCGAGACGCGCCCGGAGTGGGGGCTGGCCGGTAACGCCGGGTTCGTGATCGGGCCTCGTGAGTTGACGAGCGATCTCGATCTCGATGGACGCGCGTTCCTCCACTCCTACGACCACACGACCGACCCCGACGGCGACGCGCTGGCGGCGATCTTCACGGGCCCGCTGGTCGTCACACAGTGGATCAACGCCCAGTACTACTTCTCGACGGTCGACACCGCTGTCTACGGCAGTGGGTCGAAGATCACACAGAATCCGGTCGGCAACGTCGGCGTCTACCAGGGCAACGGTGGCGACCTGATGACCGGGCTCCCGTTGCAGTCGCTGAAAGCGAGCGTCGACCGGCCCCACCACCAGCCGCTGCGGCTCTCGGTCGCCGTTCACGCGCCCGTCGAGCGTGTCACCGACGTGCTGGCCGAGAACCCGGCGGTGACCGAACTGCTCGACAACGATTGGCTCTCGCTGTCGGTCGTCGACCCCACGCAGGACCATCGCCGCTTCCACTACGAGGAGCACCGCGAGTGGAGCGCGGTCCCGGAGCGTGCCGAAGCGACTGCCGGCGCTCCCAACGCGCCCGCCGTCGCGGACGACTGAGAGCCGGCCCCCTGCTGCTCGCGGTCGGGGCGCGCCTTTCAATACCAGTGGCCACCAAGCCGACGACGTGAGCGACGACGCCACCTCGCGACACGACCGCCTCGACCGCCACGACACTCCCGGGTCGCGCAACTCGCTGCGTCACTGGATTTGGACCCGGAACCCGGTGTGGATGCTCGTCGTGCCGGCGATCATCTGGGCGCTCCAGTTGGTCCCGAGTGTCCGGCTGAAGAACGTCGTGTTGCGGTTGCTCGGGGCCGAAGTCGACGAAGGTGTCGCGCTGGCGTTCGGGGCGACGCCCGACATGCTCTGGCCGGACCTGCTGGAACTCCGTGCGGACGCCATCGTCGGGTACGACGCGACGCTGCTGTGTCACGAGTACCTCCAGGACGAGTACCGCACGGGGACGGTCGTCGTCGGCGAGCGCGCCATGATCGGGGCTGGCGCAGTCGTCCTGCCGGGCGTCCACATCGGGGCGGACGCCCAGGTGGCGGCCAACTCGCTGGTCACCGAGGACGTCCCGCCGGGTGCGACGGTGGTTGGCGTCCCGGCTGAGGTTGTCCGCCGACCGGAGCGGTCGGTGCCCGACGACGGCGTACAGTCACCGGAATCGGGTGATGCCTGACTGGAAGACCCGCTGATTGGGGACGATAAATTCAGCCTCGTCGTTCTCGATGTGGGTGACGAAGACGTCGATCTCCTGGACGACGCCGCGTCGGTCGCCGATCTCGACTTCGTCGCCGATACAGTACGGTTCCGAGAGCAGAAGATAGAAGCCTGCCGCACCCGCTGCGAGTAAGTGTTTGAAGGCCAGTCCACCCAAGAACAGCACGCCGAAGACGTAGACGCCAAGGAGGACGAGCAACGCCGTCGTCGCCACGCCGAGTTGTCCCAGTGCGACGAGGGCAGCCACGTAGAAAATGCTATATTTCACGAGCGGGGCCAGCACCGACACCTGGGGGAGCTTGATCCCTCGAAGTCGCTCGCTGACGGCCAGCGCCGCCTTGTCGCCGACGATCAACCCGACGATGATGGCGAGAGCGGCGACGAATAGCTGGGAGAGATACGTACTGAATCCCGTCCAGAATTGGGTCGGATCGATGACCTGTGCCGTCTGGAGTGCGATGAAGATCGCCAGCGCGTAGACGAATATCGCCGCGAGTAAAGCGACCAGTCCGACTGTCGAGAAGCCGATATTTTGCAGTGAACGCTCGAAGACCGTCCCCTCGACGGCCGCTGGGACGCCCGCCTGCTCGAGCATCGAGCGTGTCATTCGCCAGACGAGATAGCCGAGCACAGTCCCGACGAACAGAACGAGAATCGCCACAGCGACCGCGGTCTCTTCGGAAAACAGTGTCCGCACGAGCTCGGGGACGTTAAGCAGCGGTCGAAGCGCCAGCGCCATCAGTATTCCTCCGGATCGAGTTCGAGGATCAACTCACCGCCTTTGAACGCCCGTACCAGCCCGTCGCTCTCGGAGAGCACGATCGCCGTCGCGTTCGTGTCGCGGGTGACTGCACCCGCTGCCATGTGTCGGGCACCGAGTCCCTTCGGGATGTCGACGCCCTCGGCCGAGGGTTCGAGGTAGCGGTAGGCGGAGACGATCTTCCCCGAATCGGAGATGACGAACGCGCCGTCGAGCCGCGAGAACTCCTTGAGCATGACGTTCACGATCGGATCGCCGACGTGGACGTGTGACTTCTCGAAGGGGTTGTAACTCAGCGGGCGGGACTTGTTCATCACCTTGCCGGCGTCGCCGACGACGAACAGCGCGCCGACCGGTTTGCCCTTCTGGCCTTTCTTCCCGAGCTCGACGGCGACCTCCAGCACGTTCCGGATGACGCCGGGCTCGGCCCGGGAGTTGACGAACAGATCGTAGACGCCAGATTCGGTGAACTCACCGGCGCGGACACGGACGGCGGTGTCGAGGTCGTCGGCGTACGTTTTTCCCAGACAGAGCACGTCGTCGGTCTCTGTGACGAACTCGTTTTCGAGTGCGCCTTCGATGCCGAATCGAATACGGTCGTCGATCGCCGTGAAGTCGAGCGGCAACTCCACGAACCGCTCCGCGCCAGGGCCGTTCTCGGCCCCGACCACGACGACCGCCTCAACCTCTTCGGAAAGTTGTTCATAGAGGGCATCGCTCGGCGCGAACAGAAATACGGCGTCGATATCGGCCGACAGCGTCCCCAGCACGTCGTCGATCTGACTCATTGTGCTAATTTCACTCGGACACGAAAAAAGGGTTGCGGGCGTCCGACCCGACGTGGATAGTGATGGATCGCTTGCGATCGCGACGACGGGGCAAGGCTGTGTCTGGTCCAGTCGTGAGACTTGCCCGGTGGGGCCTCCGTATCGAGGTACATCGCCTGTGCCAAGCGTGGAGCGCTGGACGGGACGTCTTCCACATCGATGGTCGCCCACCCACCAATTATTAAGTATAATCGAATGAAACAATCAGATCGGACAGGGCAGCAATCGTCGAAACACAAACATGGACTTCCAATGAACGAACAACCCCAATCGATCCACGAGCGCGACAGCGAAACCGAACGTACCCGACCGACGACGTCACGGCGTCGGTTCTTGCAGGCAGCGGCCGGAGCCGGTATCGTCGTCGCGAGCGGAGGCGTCGTCGGGCACGCAGCGGCCGATTCTCACACGAACACGCTCCCGTCGCTTCGACGGAACGGTAATCTGATTGAGACGCCTGACGGCGAGACTGTCGAACTCCACGGCGTCAACATCGCCGATCCGAAGCGAGTCGACGTGACTGCCTCGGTACGCGGGAAAGACGCCGTCCAGACCATCGACCTTGCGACGGACGGCAGCCGGGGCTGGCACGCTGACGTCGTCCGACTGCCGGTCCAGCCGGTCGACATCGGCGAACACGAGGCGGGCACGGGACCGGAGCCACCGGCCTTCGACGAATCGCAGTTACAGAGCTACCTCGAGGACCACCTCGATCCGGCCGTCGAGCGCTGTGGCGAAAACGGTGCCTACGCTATCATCGACTATCATCGCCACCGGGACATCCCCTGGACGAATGCGGCACTTGGGGAGGAAGTCCAGCTGTTCTGGGATATCGTCGCGGCGCGGTACGGCGAGATGAACCACGTTATCTTCGAAGTGTACAACGAACCACAGGGCAACCCAAACTACGGTGTCTCGGGCCAAGAGTTGGTGGACTTCTGGAGTGAGTGGAAGTCGACGGCCCAGCCGTGGGTCGACACCATTCGGGAGTACTCAAAGAATCTGGTGCTCGTCGGGTCGCCGCGATGGTCACAGATGACCTTCGGTGCGGTGATCGAGGAGTTCGACGGGGACAATCTCGGCTATACACTCCACCTCTATCCGGCACACGGACCGACGACACCGGCGGACTACGACGACTTCGTCACGCCGCCCAACGACGGCGGTGGGGCGGTTCCCTACGACGACGAGACGCCTGCCTGGGAGGTCACACCGGTCTTCATGACCGAGTGGGGGTTCGATTACGACGCGGGACCGGCCGCGGGCGGCGGCGTCAACGAGGAAACGGCAGCGGGCGCGGATTGGGCGGAATACGATCCAGATTACGGCCATCACGTGACAGAGTGGCTCTCGACGCGCCCGGTACACTCGACCGCATGGGAGTTCGACGTGCTCTGGGACCCCAGTATGTTCACGCGTGGGTTCGACGTCCCCGACGACGAAAGCTGGTCGCCGTACACAGACGGCTCGATCCCGGAGTACGTCACCGATCGACCCGCCGAGTGGGAGCTCCAGACCGGTGGCGGCTACATGGGCGACACGGTGAAGCAGTTCCTGCGGCGAGACCCCGACAACGACGGCCGGATCGAGGATGTGACTGGCGACGGTGAAACCACCATCGGGGACGTGCGGAGACTCCTGAACAACCGCGACAGCGAGGGGGTCCAGACGCACGCACACGCCTACGATTTCAACGGCGACGGGACCGTCAACGCCGGCGACGTTCTCGCGCTATTCAGAGAGATATATTGAGCGTGGCGCTGTCGGTGGTTCTCCGCCGCTCCCGTTTGTCCGGTTCGAAATGAGCTCGTTCGAGAAACGACGTGAACGACGGACGACGACGTGAACGCGTCAGAGAGTCAGGCTGCCGCCCCGACGTACAGCACGGCGACGAGGAACACCCAGACCGCGTCGACGAAGTGCCAGTACATCGAGACGGTGCTGACCGAGGTGTGGCGATGCTCCGAGTACTGGCCGGCGAGCCCGCGCACGAAGACGATGCCGAGCAAGATTGCTCCAAGTGAGACGTGCGCCCCGTGGAGGCCAGTCAGGCCGTAGAAGGCGCTCCCGAAGGTGCCGGTCGACAGCGAGAAGCCGTCGACGACGATGAACTGGTAGTACTCGTAGGCCTGGCCGGCGATGAAGACGACGCCAAGCGCGAGGGTGACACCGAGCCACTGGAGGAACCGACGACGGTTCCCGCGCCGGAGCGCGAGGTGAGCGACGTGCAGCGTCACGCTCGAAGCGATCAGGATGGCGGTGTTGACGACGACGAGGCTCCCCAGCAGGTGGGGAAGGTGATCGGGCGGCCACGCGCCGGCCCGGATGAAGAAGTAGTAGACGAACCCGGCACCGAAGGTCGCGATCTCGGAGCCGAGGAAAAGCAACATCCCCAGCCGGAGGCCGCTGCCCCCACCTGCATCGACTCCGCGATGCCAGAAGTCCACGACGAAGGCGTGATACAGCCACCCGTACAACCCAACCAGAAACAGGAAGACGCTGGCGACGATGGCTGCCGGACCGGCCGTGGGGCCGATCAGCGGATCTTCGCCGCTTCCGAGCAGCCAGAGTGCGGCCCCGGCATAGATCCCCGCCGCGCCGATGGCCGTGATGAACGGCCACCAGCTCGCCTCCCCGAACCCGCGCGGCCAGTCCTCCTCGGCGGGCAGGTGATGTCCCTCGCCCGCATCCGAGTCTTCGACGATGCTCATAGCGCTGGGTTCCCAGCCAGCGGGCAAAAAGGCACCTTCGGGGGAGTCTTTTGCCGCCGTTGGTCGGCCCCAGGGGCGGCTGGCCCGCCAGATCACGAACTCGTTGCCCGAGTCGGAACCTACACGGACCGGACCCGCGAAGGGGGCACGATGACGTCGCCAGCGAACCGACGACTCGTGCGTCGAGTGGTCGCGATTGTGGCTCTCGGAGCAGCCGGCCTCGCGGCTCCGACAGTCGCCGCCCACGGCGGGAGCCTCGGGGCGAGTGCCCGCGAGAGCGTCACCGTCCCGACCTGGCTGTTCTTGCTGACCGGCGGAGCCGTCGTGGGCGCGTCGTTCCTGCTTGCGAGTTTCGTCACCGATCGCCGGCTCGTCGAGGAGATCCACGGCTGGCGGGCGTCGCTACCGTTTCCCGGACGGCGGACGCTGGCGTCGATCGCGCGCGTCGGGGGTGTCCTCGGGGTGGCTTGCGTCGTCGCGATCGGGTACGTCGGCCCGCAGAACGGGTTGAGCAACCTCGCGATCCTGGTCGTCTGGGTCGGGTGGTGGGCCGGTTACACCATGAGCGCGTACCTGCTCGGCGAGACGTGGTCGACGGTCAACCCCTGGCGGACGCTCGCCGAAGTGCTCCCCTCACTGGATCGCTCGCTCCCGTCGGTCGGTGCCTGGCCGGCCGTCGTCGGGTTGCTCACGCTCATCTGGATCGAGGTCGTCAGCCCGCTCGCCGACGATCCCGCCCTGCTGTCGACGGTCGTGGTCGGCTACTCCGTGGTGACACTCGCGGGCGCAATCGTCTACGGTCCCGATCACTGGTTCGATCGTGTCGACCCGATCGCGGCCGTTTTCAGCTACTACGGCCACGTCGCACCAGTCGTCACCGCCAAGAGTGGCGATGCCCGGCGCGACAGCGAGCACCCAGAAGACGCGAACTCCGTGGCCCTTCGACTGCCGGGTGTCGGACTGACTCGCGCCGATCTCGTGACGGATTCGAGTGAGGTCGCGTTCGTCGTCGCGCTGCTGTGGTCGACGACCTACGACGGGTTCGTGGCGACGCCTGCCTGGGAGTCACTGATTGCCCCGCTCGTCGAGATGGGGGTGCCGGCCCACCTCATCTATCCGTCCGCACTCGCCGCCGGGTTCGTCGTCTTTCTCGGCGTCTACCGACTCGCCGCCCGAGTCGCTCGCTCGACCGGCGAGA
Coding sequences within:
- the nikR gene encoding nickel-responsive transcriptional regulator NikR — its product is MAVVSVSMPDELLDRIDEFASEHGYTGRSEVVREAARNLMGEFEDQRLEGRDLIALVTVVFNYETTSVEQRLMALRHSHDSLVTANLHSHVSDAYCMEVFVLEGELTDISEFVGQIRAIQDTLTVDYSVTPVDSIEHMIESA
- a CDS encoding carbonic anhydrase gives rise to the protein MRDVFVSMLAGNDDHARAFDDQFDAVQDGQRPDAVTVTCSDSRVLADHAWGNARPGHLFTVSNIGNRVIQHVDGEAVVSGDVLYPIEHTGTETAVIVGHTGCGAVTATYDALTDGLSEPPGIEYSVGLLVPHLRAGVEALPEELERERAIDHLVEYNVDRQVEFLQNSPDIPESVDVVGVVYDFQDRYDGRRGEVHVVNVDGETDPEVLKAEYPAISDRIERLWVY
- a CDS encoding Lrp/AsnC family transcriptional regulator gives rise to the protein MVEREIDDVDTAILYALQEDARNLSSGDIAERTGTSDSTVRKRIQRLESEDVIKDYSARVDYQKSGYPLRMLLYCTASIPERGELISDILAIDGVVSVQELVTGEQNLLVTVVGESDSDITPVAQELLDMGLTVADEVLVRTHETTPFGRFDPETSTGDDA
- a CDS encoding proton-conducting transporter transmembrane domain-containing protein translates to MAGRTSKPTVGALPDATVKSPVVSVVLTWLAWALFAASVAALVTRVRFGITGEIPGVVAVDGLTVLLWVVVSFFSGIVHSYSRRYMAGSAHEERFFAGVFGFTVIVMALVAADHLALFWVLWLAMGLVMAALVGIVEGWHQARAAASVARRYFLASSAFLGIGFVTLWWATGAQTVSGVAAAADGLAGPVWLVSAGAVVLAAMIQSALLPFHTWLLASMTAPTPASALMHAGFVNAGGILLTRFAPVVTGDPTLMLVIVVLGAISALGGKFLKAVQPDVKSRLACSTVGQMGFMIMQAGLGFFGAAITHLVLHGFYKAHHFLSAGEEVEHTAPGGESRDLGVVGFGITLLTGLAGGAVFAVLTGKGLHFDSGLVLALIVTLTTLQAARSVVARMSLPAVLRYGAIPVVFLPAIAGYALVYSVVSTLLGDLPVLAAPTELTVVHGVVVAGFLLAYAGVETGVYKRSARLYVALVNASQPPTDTLLTDRGDYNEQ
- a CDS encoding DUF2309 domain-containing protein; this encodes MSSDTTIEDSIDKAASTVAGAWPIHSFVTANPLSGFEDAPFEEAVRQASDLLGGRGYPSPETFRSALADGRIDREVLAAELAARGYDAEPETLLAQMDDDSDQDGTGAATARVDHVLTKWLSAFLDTGQATWPMPNREDGFYAAFRQMADHDGQIPERGILTDLPSDPVATIETVLESSPESQWVPILEEQLAALPGWTALLKQRASDGSAWQSKAPITLTGYLAARFALLEAFDVDIRPQNSATTRTETATDIAPAFLTAWERSYRNELLDSVAAESESLAESEPAGRPDAQLVFCIDTRSEVIRRHVEATGDYETHGYAGFFGVPMEYQAYDADVSVDAAPPIVDPAHRITEMPTEDDARTSHDRWSAIREAAGEAIETLTANPTTAFGFVEQSGSGYGLSLAARTLLPRRVRELLDAAGDVAPETHEFSEPLLDHQHTYAGDLPVGLTHEEKVEYAETAFELMGIEAFGRLVVFVGHASETTNNPFDSSLDCGACAGNPGGPNARVLAAICNDPAVQTALADRGIDVPGDTVFLAGEHNTTTDEVELFDDEVPESHAEDLEKLRADLSVARENAAGERAAAMKTDDSAGVREIERRAGDWAETRPEWGLAGNAGFVIGPRELTSDLDLDGRAFLHSYDHTTDPDGDALAAIFTGPLVVTQWINAQYYFSTVDTAVYGSGSKITQNPVGNVGVYQGNGGDLMTGLPLQSLKASVDRPHHQPLRLSVAVHAPVERVTDVLAENPAVTELLDNDWLSLSVVDPTQDHRRFHYEEHREWSAVPERAEATAGAPNAPAVADD